Proteins co-encoded in one Synechococcales cyanobacterium T60_A2020_003 genomic window:
- a CDS encoding DUF3119 family protein has product MTSSPASNRSVETVQLAPSYTLPIALVMIALPLFWLQPWISGAIALFGLFLLYQAVTLRLMFTDTALDIYRGDALIRRFPYQDWQNWAIFWSGVPILFYFKEVKSIHFLPILFDPATLKTCLEERCPCSTSPEA; this is encoded by the coding sequence ATGACGTCTTCTCCAGCTTCTAACCGCTCGGTTGAAACAGTTCAACTTGCCCCCAGCTACACCTTACCCATTGCGCTGGTGATGATTGCGTTGCCTTTGTTCTGGCTTCAACCCTGGATCAGTGGGGCGATCGCCCTATTTGGCCTATTCCTCCTGTATCAAGCTGTCACTTTACGCTTGATGTTTACCGATACAGCCCTAGATATTTATCGTGGCGATGCCCTCATTCGTCGATTTCCCTATCAAGATTGGCAAAACTGGGCAATCTTTTGGTCGGGTGTGCCGATCCTGTTCTATTTCAAAGAGGTGAAAAGCATCCATTTTCTGCCGATCCTCTTTGACCCCGCCACGCTTAAAACCTGTTTAGAAGAGCGTTGTCCCTGTTCGACTTCGCCGGAAGCGTAA